In Leptolyngbya sp. SIO1E4, one DNA window encodes the following:
- a CDS encoding response regulator, with protein sequence MTKCVLIVDDEADVREITKLGLEMGTDWTVLTATSGAEALTVAATKAPDVILLDMMMPDMDGRATLQRLKAEATTQSIPVILVTAKARHSNLEDFKDLALAGVVAKPFRPLKLAAEISKLLGW encoded by the coding sequence ATGACTAAATGTGTTCTGATTGTGGATGACGAAGCAGACGTTCGGGAAATCACCAAACTGGGCTTAGAAATGGGGACAGACTGGACCGTATTGACGGCCACTTCTGGCGCAGAGGCCTTAACGGTGGCTGCGACAAAAGCCCCGGATGTAATTTTGCTAGACATGATGATGCCGGATATGGATGGCCGGGCAACGCTGCAACGACTTAAAGCCGAGGCAACCACCCAATCTATTCCGGTGATTTTGGTGACGGCAAAAGCCCGCCACTCTAACTTAGAAGACTTTAAGGACTTGGCCCTCGCCGGTGTTGTTGCGAAGCCGTTTCGTCCCTTGAAGCTAGCCGCCGAAATTTCTAAACTCCTGGGCTGGTGA
- a CDS encoding response regulator: protein MPKLAERPYRADVLAIDDTPENLQLLSQLLTDRNYKVRSVTKGRTALRAAQAAPPDLILLDINMPEMGGYEVCEQLKADERTREIPVIFISALGETLDKVRAFQVGGVDFVTKPFQVEEVLARIETHLQLCSLRQQLQAQNQQLQQEIRDRKLAQETFTKAFRASPSPIVITTLEEGRFLEVNLSFLRLSGYTRNEVIGYRINELDLGLDTRRYTEGLAQLEEAGVLQNWEFELRTKAGDHRTVLLSVELIELQGHRCALAIANDITERKRLENEFISLVSHELKTPMNSLIGALDLVGTGQLGSLTDKGQQMVTMAINNAERLVRLVNDILDLERMKSGTLTLHPKRCDLPTVFEQAATVMQAMAQSAQITLVVEPIEVQLRVDCDRIQQLLTNLLSNAIKFSSPGGTVWLTAQITEEKPRDSRQPSASPQGGEGEAARDGCVNSAPLSPAPLPSAACCLHVTVRDQGRGIPADKLRLIFERFQQVDASDARAKGGTGLGLSICQQIVQQHGGQIWAESTLGEGSTFNVLLPLGGYTPLTFSN, encoded by the coding sequence ATGCCGAAGCTCGCTGAGCGGCCCTATCGTGCCGATGTTCTGGCCATTGATGATACGCCCGAAAACCTCCAGCTACTCTCCCAGTTGCTCACCGATCGCAACTACAAGGTGCGCAGTGTCACCAAGGGTAGAACGGCCTTGCGGGCGGCGCAGGCAGCCCCTCCGGATCTGATTTTGTTGGATATCAACATGCCGGAAATGGGCGGCTATGAGGTGTGCGAACAGCTTAAGGCCGATGAGCGTACCCGCGAGATCCCCGTGATTTTTATCAGCGCCCTTGGGGAAACCCTGGATAAGGTTCGGGCGTTCCAGGTCGGCGGTGTTGACTTTGTTACCAAGCCTTTTCAGGTAGAGGAGGTGCTGGCCCGCATCGAAACCCATCTGCAGCTATGCTCGCTGCGCCAGCAATTGCAGGCACAAAATCAGCAGCTACAACAGGAGATTCGCGATCGCAAATTGGCCCAAGAAACCTTTACCAAAGCCTTCCGCGCGAGCCCTAGCCCCATTGTTATCACCACCCTAGAAGAAGGACGCTTTTTGGAGGTCAATCTTAGTTTCCTGCGCCTCAGCGGCTACACCCGCAATGAGGTGATTGGCTATCGGATCAATGAACTCGATTTGGGCCTTGATACCCGCCGGTACACCGAAGGTCTGGCTCAACTAGAGGAGGCTGGCGTCTTACAAAATTGGGAATTTGAACTGCGAACCAAAGCGGGTGACCACCGTACGGTACTGCTGTCGGTGGAACTTATCGAACTCCAGGGGCATCGCTGTGCACTCGCGATCGCCAACGACATTACTGAACGCAAACGGCTCGAAAACGAATTTATCTCCCTGGTGAGTCATGAGCTTAAAACACCTATGAATTCGTTGATTGGGGCGCTTGATCTGGTGGGCACAGGGCAGCTCGGCTCCCTCACCGACAAAGGTCAGCAGATGGTGACCATGGCCATCAACAATGCTGAGCGCCTCGTGCGCCTGGTGAATGACATCCTCGATCTAGAACGCATGAAGTCTGGCACGCTGACGCTGCACCCCAAACGCTGCGATCTGCCTACGGTGTTCGAGCAGGCCGCAACGGTCATGCAAGCAATGGCTCAGAGCGCCCAAATCACCCTGGTTGTTGAACCTATCGAAGTGCAGCTGCGGGTCGATTGCGATCGCATCCAGCAGCTCCTCACCAACCTCCTCAGCAATGCCATCAAGTTTTCGTCCCCTGGCGGTACGGTTTGGCTGACGGCTCAAATCACGGAAGAGAAACCGCGAGACAGCCGCCAACCCTCAGCCAGCCCTCAAGGGGGAGAAGGTGAAGCGGCTAGGGATGGCTGCGTAAACTCCGCCCCCCTCTCGCCTGCCCCTCTCCCCTCCGCCGCCTGCTGCCTCCACGTCACTGTTCGGGATCAGGGCCGAGGCATCCCTGCAGACAAACTGCGTCTGATTTTTGAACGCTTTCAACAAGTCGATGCTTCCGATGCCCGGGCGAAAGGGGGCACAGGTCTGGGGCTTTCCATTTGCCAACAGATTGTGCAGCAACATGGCGGACAGATTTGGGCCGAAAGTACCCTCGGCGAAGGTAGCACCTTCAATGTTCTATTACCGTTAGGAGGCTACACCCCGCTCACTTTTTCCAACTAG